From Sporolactobacillus pectinivorans:
CTGACTTCCTTTGTCATAAAGACGGTCGTCCCTTTGCCGACCTCCGTTTCAATGGTTACATGATCCATGAAATTTTCCATAATTGTAAAACCCATACCGGATCTTTCCAGTTCAGGTTTTGTCGTAAATAGCGGCTGTTTTGCCTGTTCAACATCTTTGATCCCGATGCCATCATCATGTATGCTCAGGCTGACTGTACCATCTTCCAATTTCACACTGATTTCCACTTTGCCTTTCCCGCTGTTCTCATAACCATGGATGATGCAGTTGGTGACCGCCTCAGATACAACCGTTTTAATCTCGGTCAGCTCGTCCAACGTTGGATCCAGCTGGGCAGCGAAGGCAGCCACGGCCACGCGTGCAAAAGATTCATTTTCACCAAGAGCAGAAAATGACAGTGACATTTCGTTCGTCAATCAAGCCACCCCCAGTGTGTGAAGCGCATATTTTTCATCCGTCTCAAGCCGTATAATTTTGAACATTCCGCTGAGTTCAAATAGTCTGCGCACTGCCGGGGAAATGGAGCAGACAACCATTTCCCCTCCAAGACCCGAGATTTTTTTATAGCGCCCAAGAA
This genomic window contains:
- the spoIIAB gene encoding anti-sigma F factor, which produces MTNEMSLSFSALGENESFARVAVAAFAAQLDPTLDELTEIKTVVSEAVTNCIIHGYENSGKGKVEISVKLEDGTVSLSIHDDGIGIKDVEQAKQPLFTTKPELERSGMGFTIMENFMDHVTIETEVGKGTTVFMTKEVSHNRAACK